A portion of the Agrobacterium tumefaciens genome contains these proteins:
- a CDS encoding efflux RND transporter permease subunit, which translates to MKKFNLSDWALEHRSLVWYFMLVFVLAGVFSYLNLGREEDPNFTIKTMVISAQWPGASAEEVARQVTDRIEKKLEELDNLDYLRSQTVAGKTTIFVELVPETKAKNVEPTWVRVRNMIGDIKGDFPSGVVGPFFNDRFGDVYGNIYAFTSDGLSQRQLRDLVEDARAKVLTVDNIGKVDVIGAQDEAIYLEFSTRQIAALGIDQQSIIKTLQAQNAVTQSGFVNAGPERVALRVSGQFTSEDSLRAINLRVNNRFFPLTEVATIRRGYVDPPSSLFRFNGQPAIGLAIGMKTGANLVHFGEELDAQMKRIVADLPVGVDVHRVSDQPAVVDEAVSGFTSALFEAIAIVLVISFISLGLRAGMVVAVSIPLVLAITFVYMEYTGISLQRISLGALIIALGLLVDDAMIAVEMMVARLEVGDDLRKAATYVYTSTAFPMLTGTLVTVAGFIPVGLNNSAAGEFTFTLFVVIAVSLIVSWIVAVVFTPLLGVAMLPKTMKSHHEKKGRFASGFSWLLARALRFRWVTIILTVALFALSVGGMSLVQQQFFPASDRVELIVDWNLPQNSSIAETNRQMAQFEQEALAKNPDIDHWTTYVGEGAPRFILSFDVQTPDVTFGQTIIVTKGLDVRDKVRAELQDYLNRTFTGTDAFVKLLDIGPPVGKPVQYRLSGPDIQHVRELGQQLAGIVGEHRLLSNMVMDWNEPTRVVKVDVLQDKARQLGVSSEDIANAMNSIVEGSTVTQVRDDIYLVNVVARAQLAERGSIETLQNLQLPATNGKAVPLSAIANFRYELEQPTIWRRDRIPTVTVKAAIIGPTQPATIVEQLKPKLEAFEKSLPVGYKVEIGGSVESSADSQAPIVAVVPLMLFAMATILMVQLQSFSRLFLVFAVAPTALIGVVAALLLSNAPMGFVAILGILALIGILIRNSVILVVQIEHLRSEGVSAWRAVIEATEHRMRPIMLTAAAATLALIPISREIFWGPMAYAMMGGIVVGTALTLLFLPALYVAWFRIPREDDKQEAQEIKT; encoded by the coding sequence GTGAAGAAATTCAATCTTTCCGACTGGGCGCTCGAGCACCGTTCGCTCGTCTGGTACTTCATGCTGGTCTTCGTTCTTGCCGGTGTTTTCTCCTATCTCAACCTCGGACGTGAGGAAGATCCGAATTTCACCATCAAGACAATGGTGATCAGCGCGCAATGGCCCGGCGCTTCGGCGGAGGAAGTGGCCAGGCAGGTGACCGACAGGATCGAGAAGAAGCTCGAGGAACTCGACAATCTCGACTATCTGCGCAGCCAGACAGTCGCTGGCAAGACGACGATTTTCGTGGAACTCGTGCCGGAAACCAAAGCCAAGAATGTCGAACCCACCTGGGTGCGCGTGCGCAACATGATCGGCGACATCAAGGGCGACTTCCCCTCGGGCGTTGTCGGCCCGTTCTTCAACGACCGTTTCGGCGATGTTTATGGCAATATCTACGCCTTCACCAGCGACGGTCTCAGCCAGCGGCAATTGCGCGATCTGGTGGAGGACGCGCGTGCCAAGGTTCTGACTGTCGACAATATCGGCAAGGTTGATGTCATCGGCGCGCAAGACGAGGCGATCTATCTGGAGTTTTCCACGCGGCAGATCGCAGCGCTGGGCATCGATCAGCAATCGATTATCAAGACGCTGCAAGCCCAGAATGCTGTCACCCAGTCCGGCTTCGTCAATGCCGGGCCGGAACGTGTTGCGCTGCGTGTCAGCGGCCAGTTCACCTCGGAAGACAGCCTTCGCGCCATCAATCTGCGCGTCAACAACCGGTTCTTCCCGCTGACGGAAGTGGCGACGATCCGGCGCGGTTATGTCGATCCGCCGTCTTCGCTGTTCCGCTTTAACGGGCAACCGGCCATCGGTCTTGCCATAGGCATGAAAACCGGTGCGAACCTCGTGCATTTCGGCGAGGAGCTGGATGCACAGATGAAGCGTATCGTGGCGGACCTGCCTGTTGGCGTCGATGTGCATCGCGTGTCCGATCAGCCGGCCGTGGTCGATGAGGCGGTCTCCGGCTTCACTTCGGCGCTGTTCGAGGCGATCGCAATCGTTCTCGTCATCAGCTTCATCAGCCTCGGATTGCGGGCGGGCATGGTGGTTGCGGTCTCCATACCGCTCGTGCTGGCGATCACCTTCGTCTATATGGAATATACCGGCATTTCGCTGCAACGCATCTCTCTCGGCGCGCTTATCATCGCGCTCGGGCTTCTCGTCGACGATGCTATGATTGCTGTCGAGATGATGGTCGCACGCCTCGAGGTCGGCGATGATCTCAGAAAAGCGGCGACCTATGTTTATACTTCGACGGCATTCCCGATGCTGACCGGTACGCTGGTCACCGTTGCCGGTTTCATTCCCGTCGGCCTCAACAACAGCGCGGCGGGTGAGTTCACATTCACCCTGTTCGTGGTGATCGCCGTTTCGCTGATCGTGTCGTGGATTGTCGCGGTTGTGTTCACGCCACTGCTTGGCGTGGCGATGTTGCCCAAGACGATGAAATCGCACCATGAGAAGAAGGGCCGTTTTGCCTCTGGCTTTTCCTGGCTTCTAGCCCGGGCGCTGCGCTTTCGTTGGGTTACGATCATCCTCACGGTTGCGTTGTTTGCCCTTTCCGTTGGCGGCATGAGCCTCGTGCAGCAGCAGTTCTTCCCGGCTTCTGACCGTGTGGAATTGATCGTAGACTGGAACCTGCCACAGAACAGCTCGATTGCCGAAACCAACCGGCAGATGGCACAGTTCGAGCAGGAAGCGCTGGCGAAAAACCCCGACATCGACCACTGGACGACCTATGTCGGTGAAGGCGCACCACGTTTCATCCTCTCCTTTGACGTGCAGACGCCTGATGTCACCTTCGGCCAGACAATCATCGTCACCAAGGGGCTTGATGTGCGCGACAAGGTGCGCGCTGAGTTGCAGGACTATCTGAACCGGACGTTTACCGGCACCGACGCCTTCGTGAAATTGCTCGACATCGGCCCTCCGGTCGGAAAGCCGGTGCAATATCGCTTGAGCGGTCCGGATATCCAGCATGTCCGCGAACTAGGCCAGCAGCTGGCGGGCATCGTCGGCGAGCATCGGCTGCTGTCCAACATGGTCATGGACTGGAATGAGCCGACGCGGGTGGTCAAGGTCGACGTTTTGCAGGACAAGGCCCGCCAGCTCGGTGTCTCTTCGGAAGACATCGCCAATGCAATGAACAGCATTGTCGAGGGTTCCACCGTGACGCAGGTCAGGGATGATATCTACCTCGTCAATGTGGTGGCGCGTGCGCAGCTGGCGGAGCGCGGCTCCATCGAAACATTGCAGAACCTGCAATTGCCGGCCACGAACGGCAAGGCCGTGCCGCTGTCGGCAATCGCCAATTTCCGCTACGAGCTGGAACAGCCGACCATCTGGCGTCGCGACAGAATTCCGACAGTCACGGTCAAGGCTGCCATCATCGGCCCGACGCAGCCGGCGACGATCGTGGAGCAGTTGAAGCCGAAACTCGAGGCTTTCGAAAAGTCGCTCCCCGTGGGGTACAAGGTGGAAATAGGAGGCTCGGTGGAATCCAGCGCGGATTCGCAGGCGCCAATCGTAGCCGTGGTGCCTCTGATGCTGTTTGCGATGGCAACGATCCTTATGGTTCAGTTGCAGAGCTTCAGCCGGCTGTTTCTTGTCTTTGCCGTTGCTCCGACGGCGCTGATCGGCGTGGTGGCAGCGCTGCTGCTCTCCAACGCGCCGATGGGTTTCGTCGCCATTCTCGGCATATTGGCACTGATCGGTATTCTGATCCGAAACTCGGTCATTCTCGTCGTTCAGATCGAACATCTCAGAAGCGAGGGGGTCTCGGCCTGGCGCGCCGTCATCGAGGCGACCGAGCATCGCATGCGACCGATCATGCTGACGGCTGCGGCGGCAACACTTGCCCTCATCCCCATATCTCGGGAGATATTCTGGGGTCCGATGGCCTATGCCATGATGGGCGGCATCGTGGTTGGCACGGCGCTCACGCTGCTGTTCCTTCCGGCACTCTATGTCGCGTGGTTCCGCATTCCGCGCGAAGATGACAAGCAGGAAGCACAGGAAATCAAGACGTAA
- a CDS encoding efflux RND transporter periplasmic adaptor subunit: MFRINRSLFLLLPAIAVSSCQEKQEAPAEAPRPVLSVVVGETRADALRLTGTVESRIQTDLGFRVLGRIIARNVDVADLVKKGDVVASIDPLALELSVKSAQSDLSNAEAQLANAVTTEQRQRVLAEARSGTEAALEEAEQATRTANAAVAKARANLDKAEEQLGYTQLHAEFDGVVTATSGEIGQVVSAGQTVVTIARPEVRDVVVDVPQFAAQRLDIGSTFDIALQLDPKIRTTGVVREIAPEAETATRTRRTKISLQDAPPTFRLGSVVTASAIAASESQIMLPSSALLKTEDGWSVWIVNTDTATVTSRPVKIEGEPAEGGSVRITGGVKPGERVASAGVHKLKDGQAIRIDQEVHQ, translated from the coding sequence ATGTTCAGGATAAACAGAAGCTTGTTTTTGCTGCTTCCGGCGATTGCGGTCTCGTCCTGCCAGGAAAAGCAGGAAGCGCCCGCTGAGGCGCCGCGCCCGGTGCTCTCCGTTGTCGTAGGGGAGACGCGCGCCGATGCGCTGCGGCTGACCGGCACGGTGGAATCGAGAATTCAGACCGATCTCGGCTTTCGTGTTCTCGGCCGGATCATTGCCCGCAATGTCGATGTGGCCGATCTGGTCAAGAAAGGCGATGTGGTGGCCTCGATCGATCCGCTCGCGCTGGAACTTTCGGTAAAGAGCGCCCAATCCGATCTGTCCAACGCCGAAGCGCAACTGGCCAATGCGGTGACGACCGAGCAGCGTCAGCGCGTGCTGGCCGAGGCCCGCAGCGGCACGGAAGCAGCACTTGAAGAGGCCGAGCAGGCCACGCGAACGGCCAATGCCGCCGTCGCCAAAGCCCGTGCAAATCTTGATAAGGCCGAGGAGCAACTGGGCTATACGCAGCTACACGCGGAATTTGACGGCGTGGTGACTGCGACATCCGGTGAAATTGGCCAGGTCGTCTCTGCCGGACAGACGGTCGTGACCATTGCCCGCCCGGAAGTGCGGGATGTTGTGGTCGATGTTCCGCAATTTGCGGCGCAGCGACTTGATATCGGATCGACCTTCGATATCGCCCTGCAACTGGACCCAAAGATACGCACCACCGGCGTGGTGCGTGAGATTGCCCCAGAAGCCGAAACCGCAACACGCACGCGCCGCACGAAAATCAGCCTTCAGGATGCGCCGCCGACATTCCGGCTCGGCTCGGTCGTCACGGCCTCAGCAATTGCCGCCTCCGAATCGCAGATCATGCTCCCCTCGTCGGCCCTGCTGAAAACCGAAGACGGTTGGAGTGTCTGGATCGTCAATACCGATACGGCCACGGTCACCTCGCGCCCGGTCAAAATAGAGGGCGAGCCCGCTGAAGGCGGCAGTGTGCGCATCACCGGCGGCGTCAAGCCCGGCGAACGTGTCGCCAGTGCCGGCGTTCACAAGCTTAAGGATGGTCAAGCCATCAGGATCGATCAGGAGGTCCATCAGTGA
- a CDS encoding efflux RND transporter periplasmic adaptor subunit: MKSILLAMAVGGIFALSSCSNEEPPAEKPLRVVDVVAAAKKPVGRGSVITGEVRARVQTDLSFRVSGKITERLVDVGTPVKAGQLLARIDPEEQKADIDVAVANLQSAEAQMTQAQLAFDRQQSLFKTQVTSRSAVDKAQETLLTTQGAVRSAQAQLDTARDALSYTELRADADGVITARNVEVGQVAQAAQLVFTLAHDGPRDAVFDVYESLFLERDIDNLVNVSLLSDPARAVEGPVREISPTIDPDNGTIRVKVGLNGDMTMPLGAPVSGHFRFKQVEAIELPWSAMASQNGLPAVWVVDAQSSEIAMRRVEVSDYETGQFVVAEGLLPGDLVVTSGTKFLRTGEKVAYEKGQAQ, translated from the coding sequence ATGAAAAGCATTCTTTTAGCAATGGCGGTCGGCGGCATTTTCGCCCTGTCGTCCTGCAGCAACGAAGAGCCGCCTGCTGAAAAGCCGTTGCGTGTCGTCGATGTGGTTGCGGCAGCGAAAAAGCCCGTCGGCCGTGGCAGCGTCATCACCGGTGAAGTAAGGGCACGGGTCCAGACGGACCTTTCCTTTCGGGTGAGCGGCAAGATCACCGAGCGGCTGGTGGATGTGGGTACCCCGGTAAAGGCCGGGCAATTGCTTGCTCGCATCGACCCGGAAGAGCAAAAGGCGGATATCGACGTTGCGGTGGCCAACCTGCAATCTGCCGAAGCGCAGATGACGCAGGCGCAGTTGGCATTCGATCGCCAGCAAAGTCTTTTCAAGACGCAGGTGACTTCGCGCTCCGCGGTCGACAAGGCGCAGGAAACCCTGCTCACCACACAAGGCGCCGTCAGATCGGCGCAGGCCCAGCTGGATACGGCGCGCGATGCGCTTTCCTACACCGAACTCAGGGCCGATGCGGATGGTGTGATCACCGCGCGCAATGTCGAAGTCGGTCAGGTGGCGCAGGCCGCTCAGCTCGTTTTCACGCTGGCGCATGACGGGCCGCGCGATGCGGTATTTGATGTCTACGAATCCCTGTTCCTCGAGCGCGATATCGACAATCTCGTCAATGTCAGCCTCCTGTCGGATCCCGCCCGCGCTGTCGAGGGACCGGTGCGGGAGATTTCCCCGACGATCGATCCCGACAATGGGACGATCCGGGTCAAGGTTGGCCTGAACGGCGATATGACCATGCCGCTCGGAGCACCGGTATCGGGTCATTTCCGCTTCAAGCAGGTGGAGGCGATTGAGCTTCCCTGGTCGGCAATGGCATCGCAGAACGGCCTTCCCGCCGTCTGGGTGGTCGATGCGCAGTCCTCGGAAATCGCCATGCGCCGGGTTGAGGTCTCCGACTATGAGACGGGTCAATTCGTCGTGGCGGAAGGACTTCTTCCCGGCGATCTCGTCGTGACCAGCGGGACCAAATTTCTCCGCACCGGTGAAAAGGTCGCCTATGAAAAGGGGCAGGCACAATAA
- a CDS encoding TetR/AcrR family transcriptional regulator codes for MAKAKLTRAEQKIQRPLEILDAAFEEFTKRGFTATRVEDIAERVGVTKGTVYVYFETKEALFEAMIRHASAPFQEAFKAYARTSDDPVEELRMLLEFLFDALVDNRKMRELFRFIVAEGAKFPDLIDQHHDVVMAPVFERINTILEEGVAKKRFRANPTELAKVVMSPIVGTLVFRLIFDDRRSLDKQVVLKIHLELIMRGLLA; via the coding sequence ATGGCAAAAGCAAAACTGACACGCGCAGAACAGAAGATACAACGTCCGTTGGAAATTCTCGACGCCGCATTCGAGGAATTCACCAAGAGAGGATTTACGGCCACGCGGGTGGAGGACATTGCCGAGCGGGTGGGAGTGACGAAAGGCACGGTCTACGTCTATTTCGAAACCAAGGAGGCTCTTTTCGAGGCGATGATCAGGCATGCCTCGGCACCTTTTCAGGAGGCATTCAAGGCTTATGCACGCACGTCGGATGATCCCGTCGAGGAGCTTCGGATGCTTCTTGAATTCCTGTTCGACGCCCTCGTCGACAATAGAAAGATGCGGGAACTGTTTCGCTTCATCGTTGCGGAAGGAGCAAAATTCCCCGATCTCATCGACCAGCACCATGACGTGGTGATGGCGCCGGTATTCGAGCGGATCAATACGATCCTCGAAGAGGGCGTGGCGAAAAAAAGGTTTAGAGCCAACCCCACCGAACTGGCCAAGGTCGTCATGTCACCCATAGTCGGAACATTGGTTTTCCGGTTGATTTTCGACGATCGGCGCAGTCTGGACAAGCAGGTCGTTCTGAAGATTCATCTCGAACTGATCATGCGCGGGCTGCTGGCATAA
- a CDS encoding fatty acid desaturase, translating to MTATLTAQLPGGASEKALLKILSNYRKPRTGRSLYELAVTLVPFVFLWAAASVSIHFGYWLGLLLVIPAAGFLLRLFILQHDCGHGSFFGRRRWDDWTGRAIGILTLTPYDYWRRAHAEHHASAGNLDERGVGDITTLTVTEYRALSSRGKLGYRLYRHPLVMFGIGPAFLFLFKQRLPFGMMRSGALPWISTMATNAGVAVLAILLIWAIGLVPFLLVHLPIVLLAGSAGVWLFYVQHQFEETHWSKPPEWAFPHAAMHGASYYDLPGPLRWITGNIGMHHVHHLSSKVPFYRLPEILHDYPELAKLGRISLRDSLGCVKLILWDESTKRLISLREAEKQPR from the coding sequence ATGACCGCGACGTTAACAGCCCAATTACCTGGCGGCGCGAGTGAAAAGGCCCTGCTTAAAATACTTTCGAATTATCGCAAACCCCGCACCGGCCGCAGCCTGTACGAACTTGCCGTGACGCTTGTTCCCTTTGTATTCCTTTGGGCAGCAGCGTCGGTATCGATTCATTTTGGTTACTGGCTTGGCCTGCTTCTGGTGATCCCCGCAGCCGGATTCCTGTTGAGGCTCTTCATACTGCAACACGATTGCGGACACGGCTCTTTTTTCGGGCGCCGTCGCTGGGATGACTGGACGGGTCGCGCAATCGGTATCCTGACGCTGACGCCCTACGACTATTGGCGCCGCGCGCATGCGGAACACCATGCGTCAGCCGGCAATCTCGATGAGCGAGGGGTTGGCGACATTACAACTCTGACCGTGACCGAATATCGTGCACTCTCCTCACGCGGAAAACTCGGTTATCGCTTGTACAGGCATCCGCTGGTGATGTTCGGCATCGGTCCTGCTTTCCTGTTTCTGTTCAAACAAAGGCTACCGTTTGGCATGATGCGGTCTGGAGCGTTGCCCTGGATTTCGACAATGGCAACAAATGCCGGTGTGGCCGTATTGGCCATTCTTCTTATCTGGGCGATAGGGCTCGTGCCTTTTCTGTTGGTTCATCTGCCAATAGTGCTGCTTGCCGGGTCAGCAGGTGTCTGGCTGTTTTATGTCCAGCACCAGTTTGAAGAAACCCACTGGTCCAAGCCTCCGGAATGGGCTTTTCCCCATGCGGCGATGCATGGCGCCTCGTATTACGATCTTCCGGGTCCGCTGCGTTGGATCACCGGCAATATCGGCATGCACCATGTCCACCATTTGTCGAGCAAGGTACCTTTTTACAGGTTGCCAGAGATTCTGCACGACTACCCGGAGCTTGCGAAACTTGGTCGCATCAGCCTTCGCGACAGCCTGGGCTGCGTAAAGCTCATTCTGTGGGACGAATCCACCAAACGGCTGATTTCGCTACGTGAGGCAGAAAAGCAACCGCGATAG
- a CDS encoding DUF4865 family protein: protein MIAMQYSFTLPAGYDMAIIDRRIREKGPLLDGFPRLRFKAYLSARKQDAGFTSAENLYAPFYLWDEPEGIDSFLSGPGFAVLTRDFGWPSVQTWLVWHADHVPDLTASRYATREARSIAPHSDLAKLRDTATADARSAIRAGALAAIAAFDPTKWLLLQFNLWPTVPAVTETMQTYTVGHVSLGSVLHLAE, encoded by the coding sequence ATGATCGCCATGCAATACAGCTTCACGCTGCCTGCCGGCTACGACATGGCGATCATAGACCGGCGCATAAGGGAGAAGGGGCCGCTGCTCGATGGCTTTCCACGCCTGCGTTTCAAGGCCTATCTTTCGGCGAGAAAGCAGGATGCCGGCTTCACCAGTGCTGAAAATCTCTACGCGCCGTTCTATCTCTGGGACGAGCCAGAAGGGATAGACAGCTTCCTGTCCGGTCCAGGTTTTGCGGTTCTGACACGGGACTTCGGCTGGCCATCGGTGCAGACATGGCTGGTCTGGCACGCCGACCACGTACCTGATCTTACAGCTTCGCGATATGCCACACGGGAGGCTCGGTCCATAGCGCCCCATTCTGATCTGGCCAAGCTACGCGATACGGCGACCGCGGACGCGCGTTCAGCAATCAGGGCCGGCGCGCTCGCGGCCATAGCCGCATTCGATCCAACAAAATGGCTGCTGCTACAATTCAATCTCTGGCCGACAGTGCCGGCCGTTACTGAAACAATGCAAACCTACACTGTTGGCCACGTCTCATTGGGGTCGGTTCTGCATTTAGCGGAATGA
- a CDS encoding cupin domain-containing protein, translating into MTDFFEMQPACPSTMSVRRAGDGIVAAPEGISSGSFLVQMLLSSRIDGEMTAMRAFVPPGVVTHWHSHPRGQLLFVLDGIGLIQRKGDDPREVRAGDAVWFAPGEAHWHGAAPSCPFSYLSVQPVRSGTAVHWMEPVKKEESTS; encoded by the coding sequence ATGACCGATTTTTTCGAGATGCAACCGGCCTGTCCATCCACCATGAGCGTGCGTCGAGCCGGTGACGGAATAGTTGCTGCACCTGAGGGTATCTCCAGCGGATCCTTCCTCGTCCAGATGCTGTTATCGAGCCGGATCGATGGCGAGATGACGGCAATGCGCGCTTTTGTGCCGCCGGGGGTCGTGACCCATTGGCACAGTCATCCGCGCGGCCAGCTTCTCTTCGTGCTGGATGGCATCGGTCTCATCCAACGCAAGGGTGACGATCCGCGTGAAGTCCGTGCCGGAGATGCGGTGTGGTTTGCGCCCGGCGAAGCCCATTGGCATGGCGCCGCGCCGTCCTGTCCCTTCAGCTATCTCAGCGTCCAGCCGGTCAGGAGTGGAACTGCCGTCCACTGGATGGAACCTGTCAAAAAAGAGGAGAGCACGTCATGA
- a CDS encoding tautomerase family protein gives MPFTRISLLAGKSTDYLKAVSDSLDRALVDCFDVPENDRFAAIHQHQPGELIFDRTYRGGPRSDDFIFFHITTGKTRSPETKARFYARLVENLAVSPGVRPEDVMVAIVNSTFDDWSFASGVSAGTPADGSGR, from the coding sequence ATGCCTTTCACCCGAATATCTTTGCTTGCGGGCAAATCCACCGACTATCTCAAGGCGGTTTCCGACAGTCTCGACCGCGCGCTTGTCGACTGCTTTGACGTTCCGGAAAACGACCGCTTCGCTGCAATCCACCAGCACCAACCGGGCGAACTGATCTTCGACCGAACATATCGCGGCGGCCCTCGGTCGGATGATTTCATTTTCTTTCATATCACCACCGGCAAGACGCGATCGCCGGAAACCAAGGCGCGCTTCTATGCGAGGCTCGTCGAAAACCTGGCGGTGTCGCCCGGTGTGAGGCCGGAGGATGTGATGGTCGCCATCGTCAACTCGACGTTTGATGACTGGTCCTTTGCATCAGGCGTTTCAGCAGGCACACCAGCGGATGGGAGTGGCCGATGA